The window AACATGATGTATCTCCTGCGGGCGCGGTTACTTGTCGGGGTGAATGGCGGGCTCGAGCACCCGGAAGTGCAGGCGGCCGAACCACATCAGGGCGTTGATGACCCAGATGCTGACGAGGATGAGGATCGCCGCGGCCGCGACCGATCCGCTCAGGATGCCGAGACCGGCGAGAAGGGCGACGGCCCAGCCTCCCGGGAAGCCGGTAAAGGGGCCGGCGAGAAGGACAAAGCCACCGGCGATGAACACCGCGATGACGGCCACGAACAGCGCGATGAGCACGCCCAGCACAGTCACGATGATCGGCAGCAGCAGGAGGATGTCCAGCGAGGCGAGGCCGACGAAGGCGATGATCGCGGCCCAGGCCGAGGACGGCGAGCGCGCCTCCTTCCAGTTGCGCTGGCCGAACTCGAAGCGCAGTTCGCGGGCGAGGCGCGCCGGATCGCCGAGCGCGGCGGCAATCTCCGCCTCGCTGCGGCCTTCGGCCATGCCGGCCTCGAAGTGCTCGGCGTAGTCGGAGAGGATGTCGTCGACGTCCTCGCGCGGCAGGCCCTTGAGCCCGGCTTCGAGGCGACGGATGAATTCAAGACGCGTCATGGCTGGATTCCCCTTCCTGCACGTTCGCGGGTTCGCTGGTGGGTTCCGGCGCAGTGGCGGCGGGCGCATCGCCCGCGATCAGTTCATCGACCGCGGCGGTGAAACCACGCCATTCGGTGATCTGCGCGGCAAGGCGCGTCTGGCCGGCTTCGGTGATGGCGTAGTACTTGCGCGGCGGACCGGACGGCGATTCCTCGAGATAGGTCGAGACCAGACCGTCCTTCTGCATGCGGCGCATCAGCGGGTAGATCGTCCCTTCGCCCATATCGACCGCGTCGGCCATGCGGCTGGCGATCTCGTAGGCGTAGCTGTTGCGCCGCGAAAGCAGGGCAAGCACGCAAAGGCCAAGCACCCCCTTCTTAAGCTGGACTTCGATTTCGGACATCGAATCATCTCCTGTCGATGGAGACTGTATATAGACAGCTAGTGTGTGATGCAAGGTACCTTCTTAAAAGAGGTACAGGGCCATGCTCTATACCGTGCACGGCAAGATAGGCGCCATGCGAAGGAATGTGTTTTTGTTCGCGACTTCCGTGACTTCGTCAGGGTCAGGCAGCCCTCAACCGGGGGGAAACCCTGATATCGGCGCGATGCCGGGTCGGGCGAGAGTGGCGTCCTGAGAGGTTGGGGGCTTCCTCGCGCGAATCGTCTTCGATTGCGCCGCTGTCCTTCGGCCCGTGTTCAGAGGAGAGTTCCGCGATGCACGACGACGATACGCCGCATTCCGACAGTCCCCACGCCGCACGCGAAGGTGACACGCCCAAGGGCATGTCCCGGCGCAGGATGCTTTCGGCCTCGAGCATGGCGGCGGCACTTCCCGCATTGGGATCGCTGATCGGCACGCAGAAGGCGCTGGCGCAGGCCGCGTCGGGCCGCAAGCCGAACATCCTCGTCATCTGGGGCGATGACATCGGTTGGCAGAACGTCTCCGCCTATGGCCTCGCAACCATGGGTTACCGCACCCCCAACATCGACCGCATCGGGCGCGAGGGCATCAAGTTCACCGACCACTACGCGCAGCCCTCGTGCACGGCGGGCCGCGCGGCCTTCATCACCGGCCAGTACCCGATCCGTTCGGGCATGACGACGGTGGGCCAGCCCGGCGCCGCACTCGGGCTTCAGGCCGCCTCGCCCTGCCTGGCCGAGGTGATGAAGATGGCGGGGTACCGCACCGGCCACTTCGGTAAGAACCACCTGGGCGATCGCAACGAGCATCTGCCCACCGCGCATGGCTTCGATGAATTCTTCGGCAACCTCTACCACCTCAACACCCAGGAAGAGGCCGAGCAGCGCGACTACCAGGCCTTCGGCAAGAAGTTCTCGGGCGATCTGGAGACGTACGAGGCGCAGTTCGGCACACGCGGCGTGATTCACAGCTTTGCCACCGACCGGGACGATACGACTTCGGACCCGCGTTTCGGCAAGGTGGGCAAGCAGACGATCCAGGACACCGGGCCGCTCACCCGCAAGCGCATGGAGAACTTCGATTCGGCCGAGATGATTCCGACCGCGCTCGACTTCATGGACAAGGCCAAGGCCGCGAACGAGCCGTTCTTCGTGTGGATGAACACCTCGCGCATGCACGTCTACACGCACCTTGACGATGAGTGGCGCTACGCGGCCGAGAAGTACACCTCCGAGGCCGATCTTCATGGTTCGGGCATGATGCAGCACGACCGCGACGTGGGCACCGTGCTCGACTGGCTCGCGCAGCAGGGCATCCTGGATGATACGCTGATCTGGTACTCGACCGACAACGGTCCCGAGCACGATTCCTGGCCGCACGGCGCGACCACGCCCTTCCGTGGTGAGAAGATGACCACCTACGAGGGTGGTGTGCGCGTGGTCTCGATGCTGCGCTATCCGCGCATGATCCCGCAGGATCAGGTGCTAAACGGCATCCAGGCCCACCAGGACATGTTCACCAGCCTCGCTGCGATTGCCGGTGTTCCGGACGTGAACAGCCGGATGCAGAGTGCCAAGAAGCAGTACATCGATGGCGTGAACAACGTGCCTTACTGGACCGGTCAGCAGGAGAATTCCAACCGCGACCACATCTTCCACTACTACGAGAGCAAGCTGACCGCGGTGCGCATGGGGCCCTGGAAGATCCACTTCTCGACCAAGGAAAACTACTACGACAACCTGGTCCCGCGCACGGCGCCGCTCATGTTCAACATCCGCATGGACCCCTTCGAGAGCTACGATTCGGTCGATGCCTACGGGCACCTGCTCCAGAAGGTCTCGTGGCTGATGCAGCCGATGGGCGTCTTGATGAACAAGCACCTCAAGACCCTGGCCGAATACCCGCCGGTGCAGGGCGGGGCCTCGTTCGACATGTCCAATGTCGTGGCCGAGTTCATGGAGCAGGGCCTCCAGTAACCCCTTTGTCCCACCCCCCCCCCCCCCGGGGGCCATCCTCAAGCATGCCCCGGATCGGTCGCGGCCGATCCGGGGCCCTTTTGTTTGGGGCTCAGGCCTCGATCCGGGTGATCTGGCGGTCGTGCCAGGGGGTGAGGAGGGCAAGAGCACAGATCGCGCCCACAAGGCACATGAGCATGTCCCACTGGGTGTCCCAGGGGTCGCCCTGGGTGCCCAGGAACGCCTCCGCGCCCTGACCCAGCGCCATGGCCGCGCCGAACTCGATCAGCTCGTAGGCGGCGCTCACCGCGAGGCAGCAGGCTGTGACCAGCACACTGGAAAGCCACCCGGGCGCAAGGCCGCCCCGGCGCAGCAGCAGTTCGCGCAGCACGATTGCGGGCACGAAGCCTTGCGCGAAGTGGCCGATCCGGTCGTAGGGGTTGCGCGCGAGGCCCAGCAGGTCCTGCAAGGTAAATCCCAGCGGCACGCGCGCGTAGGTATAGGCGCCCCCGAGCATGAGGATGAGGCCATGCAGGCCAATCAGCGCCAGCGCGAGGCGGGTCAGGGGCAGGCGCCTGCGGGAGACCCAGAGCACGGGCAGCGCGATCAGGACGGGGGCCACCTCCATCAGCCAGGTCGCGCGCTCGTACGGGCTCCAGCCCGAGGCCAGAAGGCCTGCCAGCCAGAGGAGGGTGAGGGCGGTCAGGTCGTGAAGGGTGGTCCGGTGCATTCCCGGCAGGATTGGCCAGATACCGGGTGCATGCAAGCCCCGGCAACACAAGGCACACCTGCGCAGCGCAGGCATGAAAAAAGGGCCGCGGTTGCCCGCGACCCTCTTTTCGTAAACCGGTGCGTCGGTCCGTTCGAAACTTAGCGCTTCGAGAACTGGAACGAACGACGGGCCTTGGCGCGGCCGTACTTCTTACGCTCGACCACGCGGCTGTCGCGGGTGAGGAAGCCGGCGGCCTTGACCGTGGCGCGCAGGACCGGCTCGTACTTCGAGAGTGCCTGCGAAATGCCGTGCTTCACAGCGCCGGCCTGACCCGAGAGACCGCCGCCCTTGACGGTGGCGATGACGTCGTACTGGTCTTCGCGCGCGGTGATCTGGAACGGCTGGGCAATGACCAGACGCAGGGTCGGACGTGCGAAGTAGACTTCCTGGTCACGGCCGTTGACGGTGATCTTGCCGGTGCCGGGCTTGATCCACACGCGGGCCACGGCGTCCTTGCGGCGGCCGGTGGCGTAGGCGCGGCCCTGGGCGTCGAGTTCCTGCTCGCGCAGGGGAACGTTCGAGACGACGGGGGTGAAACCCTGCTCTTCAGCAGCAGCTTCTTCGGTCGCGACTTCGGTGCCGAGGTCCTTGAGGTCGGACAGGCTCTGGACGGTATCAGTGTCGGACATTAGGCACCCACCTTGTTCTTACGGTTCATCGAAGCAACGTCGAGGGCTTCGGGCTGCGTACCACCGTGCGGGTGCTCGGTGCCGGCGTAGACGTGCAGGGCGCGCATCTGGTCGCGGCCCAGCGGACCACGGGGAATCATGCGTTCCACGGCCTTTTCAAGCACGCGCTCGGGGAAGCGACCGGCGAGGACCTTGTCCGCGGTGACTTCCTTGAGGCCGCCGGCGTAGCCGGTGTGCTTGTAGTAGGTCTGCTGCTTGAGCTTGTTGCCGGTGAAGCGGACCTTCTCGGCGTTGATCACGACGACGTGGTCGCCGCAATCGACGTGCGGGGTGAAGCTCGGCTTGTGCTTGCCGCGCAGGAGGTCGGCGATGATGACAGCCAGACGGCCAACCACCAGACCTTCGGCATCGATCAGATGCCACTTCTTTTCCACCTCGGCCGGCTTGATCGACCGGGTGACCTTTGTGAGCGCCTTCATGGCTGGTCTATCCCTTGTGTTTCGTGCGCGCGTCCGGTGGATTGGCGCTGGCGCGAATCCGTCCCGTACGCGGGAAGTGGCGCCAATTCGTCGAAATCGGGCGCCAAGTCAAGCAGGATGCGGCTTTGCGAAGAGGTAATATGATACCGTAATGTATCCTGCAGCGGTTTCCGGGACCGATCCGCAGGATGGATCGGTCTGGGCCGGCTCAGGTTTGCGCAGGTGTGAACAGGCAGGGGTCCACGGCAGGCTTGGGCATGGTCTGGGGGCCGCCGGTGCCGATTCCCCACTGGTCCATGACCTGGGGGGCAGGCGCGTGGACTTTCGCCTCGTGGGTGTCGAAGTCGACCTCGTCGAGTTCGGAGGTGTATTCGACGGCAAAGCCGCCCGGCGTCACGAAATAGCTGAAGGTGTTGTTGCCCGCGGTGTGGCGGCCCGGCCCCCAGCGCAGATCGGTGCCGCGCTTCTGCAGACGGCTGGCGCCACGCATCATGTCATCGAGGCTGAGCATGTCGTAGGCGACGTGGTTGAGACAGGGCGGGCCTGGCAGAATGGCGATGCGGTGATGGGCCGCGTTGCAGCGCAGGAAGCACATGAAATCGCCCAGCCAGTCCGAGACGCGAAAGCCCAGCACATCGGTGAAGAAGCGCACCAGCGCCTGATGGTCGGGCGAATGCAGGACTATGTGGCTGATCTTCACGGGCACACCTTCCCAGCGCTCCAGCGGGCGCTTGTCGAGGGGCGCGACCTCGGCCGAGATCTCGAAGGGCAGGCCATCGGGGGAGAAGAAGCGGAAGCCGTAGCCGCCTCCGGGCGCGTCGAGCGGGCGGGGCGCGTGGATGATGGAGCACCCTGCGTCCTGCACCGCTGTGTGGAGGGCATCGACATCGTCCCTGCCGGGAGTGGCGAGGGCGATGACCTCGACGCAGTTCGTCTCGCGGCGGTGGAGGCGCAGGACGTGGTGTTCATCGTGCCCCTGCGCCTTGAACCAGGCGGTGTCGTCCTCGGCCGCGACTTCGACAAGGCCCCAGTCCTGGGTGTAGAAGCGGCGCTCGGCGTCGAAGTCCTCGACACCATAGCCGACATAGCGAATCTCGGTCACGCGGCTCATAGGGCGGCCTCTTCCTTCTTGCGTTTCTCGATGATGCGGCGCGCGCGCGTGCCGCCGGTGTCGATGCCGAGCGAGAGCGGTTTGCGCTCCCAGAAGTCGGCGCCGTCGGTGTTGGCGTAGGCGGCCTCGATGATCGGCTTGTCCTCTTCGCCGAAGGCCGCTCCCATGAGACCGGCCAGCATGGCGTCGCCCTCGGGGGAGGGGGGGCCCTGCCGCGTGGTCGCCCAGAAGTAGTGGCTGGAGCCTTCCGTCTCGGGGGTGAGGATGTGCGCCTGGTGGGCGATCACGCCCTCGGCCCGGTCGCCGCCCTGGGGGCAGGCGCCGACCTGCAGGTACATGCTGGCGGGCGCCTCCCAGCGCATGTCCAGCCAGTGGTCGGTGATCATGGCCGGGTCGTAGATCCCGAAGGTGTGCGCGGGCGCGGGGATTGCGGGCATCCACCAGTTGGAATGGAGCTGGTCGCCCTGCGCCTTGACCTCGTGGGTCCCGGCAAAGATCACGCCGCGCCCGGCAAAGGTGCCCTTGTGGACGAACTCGATGTGCGAGAGGTCCATCAGGTTGTCGGTGCCGTATTCGTAGTTCGCGGCCATCGGCATCACGCCGGTGATGGGCGCATGGCCGTCGATCACGATGGCCGAAAAATCGGGCACCGGCGTCTCTTCGGCGCGCGCGGGATCGCCGGGCCAGAACCAGACGATGTGGTCGCGCTCGACCACGGGAAAGCTGCGCAGCTGCGCGCCTGCGGGGATCTTCTCGGAGAAGGGATTGCGCACGCACTGGCCCGCGGCATCGAAGGTGAGGCCGTGGTACGGGCACACAATGGTGTCCCCCTCGCGCTCGCCCTTGCTGAGCGGGGCGTAGCGGTGCGGGCAGCGGTCGACCAGCGCCGCCGCGGTGCCGTCCTGTCGGCGCATGAGCAGTATCGGCTCGCCGAGCAGGCGGCGGCGGAGCATGTCCTCGCCCACTTCATGGCTCCAGGCGGCCATGTACCAGGCGTTCTCGAGGAAGGGTTTCGTCTCGGTCATGTCGAAAGTCCTGTGCTTGGACGCTCAGTAGGCGTCCATGTCGTCGGCGATCTCGAAGGGGCCCGGGTAGGCGGCGGAGAGGGTGGTGAGGTAGGCGAAGTGCTCGGGGCTGCGCGGGTCCCAGCCCGAGAAGTGCGTGACGACCAGTCCGCCCACGTCCGCGCGCGCGGCGAGCGCGCCAAGGTCGGCGGGCGAGAGATGGTGGTGCGCCAGGTGCGTCTGCATGGCCTGCAACTGCCCCTCGGGAATACCGGGGTTGGCCGCGATCAGGCGCGCGATGGTGAGCGGAATGTCCATCATCTCGGCAACCATCAGGTCCGCGCCCTTCGCCAGCTCCTCGAGCCGCGCGCTGGGGCCGGTGTCGCCGGTGTAGACGATCGCGCGGCCCGGCAGATCGAAGCGCAGCGAGAGCGACTGGAAGCGCTGCGCCATCGCGCTGCCCTCGGGGAAGCTGTAGTGGGTGTTGCGCGCCACCGTGACGGTCATGCCGTCCACTTCGATCCGGTCGCCATCGCGCAGTTCGCGCACCGTGATGCCCGCGCGGTGATCGACGGGCGGCGCGCCTTCCACGCCATAGTTCGCGGTGACCCCCGGGACCATCGAGGCGAGGAGGCCCTCGACCAGTTCGCGCGTTCCGGGCGGTCCGTAGATGGTCAGCGGATCGCGCGCGCTGGTCTGGAAGCGCAGGCCGAGGACGGCCGCCAGGCCGCCGGTGTGGTCGAAGTGCAGGTGGCTGAGGAAGATCGCGTCCACCGCGCGCGATTGCACCCCGGCCTGCTCCATCCGCCCCGCCGCGCCATCGCCCACGTCGACCAGGTAGTCCTTTCCGGCAAAGCGCAGCAGGTTTGCAGGCTGTGAGCGCTCGGGCACGACCACGGGCCCCGCATTGGTGCCCAGCGTGATCCAGGTCCCCAGACCTTTCCTGTCCGGTGCCGGCTCCTGCGCCGCGGCGGGCGTACCGGCCGCCGTGAGCAGGAGTAGGGGGAGGACGCGGCAGGCGAACGTGCGAAGAGGACGCATCAGAACGTGTACCCGACCCTGAGGCCGTAAGTGCGCGGGGGTTCATAGGCGGAACTGGCGACGTTGCCCGCGCCCAGCTGGTAGGTCGACTGCACCGCCTGGTCGGTCAGGTTGCGCACGAAGAGCATGACCGTGACGGGAATCTCGGTCGGCTCGAAGCGGATCGAGGCGTCCATCTTGAAGTCCGCGCCGCTGTCGCCGGTGGGCAGGTAGGCAAAGCCGATCACGCGGTTGGCGCGGTAGCGGCCATCGAGCGCGAAGGTGATGTCGAGCGGATCGAGTTCAAGCTTCTGCTGGACGCCCAGGTTGAAGCTCCACTTGGGCGCGTAGAGGGCAGGCTTGCCCGAGCAGTCGATGTCGAACGAGCGGACGGGCTCGGAAACCTGGGTGTAGCCGCAGCCCGTGATCGGGGTGAGGAAGTAGGGCGGGTCGCCTTCGTCGGACAGGTCGATCTGGTTGTACTGGAAGCTGTCGTAGGTGGCATCGAGGTACTGCGCGCCGCCATGGACGAGCGTGGTGGGGCCCGCCAGCCACTGGAAGTCCATCTCCACGCCCTTGACCGAGGACTTGCCCACGTTGCGCGTGTAGAAGGCGTTGTTGCCGTTGTCGTCGAGCCCCAGCGCGGCCAGCTGCTGGCCCCGGTACTTCCAGTAGAAGGCCTCCAGGTTCAGCTGCAGGCTGTTGTTGAAGAAGCTGTTCTTCGAACCCAGCGTCCAGGCGTCGATGAACTCGGGGGCGTATTCCTCCTGCCCGAAGGTGATGTTGAAGCCACCGGCGCGAAAGCCGGTCTCGAAGCTGGCGTAGACAAGGTTGTCGGGGCTTGCGTCGAATTCGACCGCGGCGCGCCAGGTCACTTCGCGGTCGCTCGCCGCGCGGTCGATCACGGTCGGGGTAATCGCAAGAAGCGCGGTGGGGCCCATGGGACCGAACGGGCCGAAGGGGAAGGCGCCGTAGGGGGCAGGCGCATCGAGCGGGCTTCCTGCCGGGAACAGCCCCGGGGCGTACTGGGCAAGCGAATCGCGCAAGGTCAGCCCCACCGGCACGGTCGGCAGGTTCGGGCAACTGGGCTGGCCGGAGGGCAGCTCGGTCAGGCAGATCGCGGCCAGCGAATCGGCCTGGGCCACGATGTCGCGCTTCTCGTCGGAATAGCGAAGGCCGCCCACGAGCCGCAGCGTATCGGTGAGGCTCCAGGTGACGCGCCCGAAGGCGGCCAGCGAGCGGGTGTGCGTGTCGAAGCTGTTGAAGGTGGTCGTCGAGAACTGGTTGAACGAATTGACGCCCTTGACCGTCTCGTCGAACCAGTACCCGCCCAGCAGCCACTCGACAGGGCCGCTCGTGCCCGAAAGGCGCGCTTCGAGGCTGTACTGCTCGGCGGTGTCGGAGTTGATCGCGGCCTTGAAGGGGGGGCCGTTGAACTGGTTGTCCAGCTTGGAGTGGCGATAGGCGGGGATCACGACGAGATCGACCCCGCCCAGATCGACGTTCACTTCGGCGTTGAGGCCCCAGTATTCATCGTCGCGGCGCGGATATGCATAGCCGGTCAGCGGCGCGAAGAGCGGGGCCGCGGTGGCCGTGTTCTCGATGAAGTCCAGGGCTTCCGGCGTGAACAGGCCGGTGTAGGGCGCGCGCACATTGTCCGGAGCCTCGACGTGGAGCCAGTTGCGGACCGTCGCGCCGGGATTGAAGGGGGTGAAGGTGTAGACGCCC is drawn from Novosphingobium decolorationis and contains these coding sequences:
- a CDS encoding VOC family protein — translated: MSRVTEIRYVGYGVEDFDAERRFYTQDWGLVEVAAEDDTAWFKAQGHDEHHVLRLHRRETNCVEVIALATPGRDDVDALHTAVQDAGCSIIHAPRPLDAPGGGYGFRFFSPDGLPFEISAEVAPLDKRPLERWEGVPVKISHIVLHSPDHQALVRFFTDVLGFRVSDWLGDFMCFLRCNAAHHRIAILPGPPCLNHVAYDMLSLDDMMRGASRLQKRGTDLRWGPGRHTAGNNTFSYFVTPGGFAVEYTSELDEVDFDTHEAKVHAPAPQVMDQWGIGTGGPQTMPKPAVDPCLFTPAQT
- a CDS encoding DUF1700 domain-containing protein, producing MTRLEFIRRLEAGLKGLPREDVDDILSDYAEHFEAGMAEGRSEAEIAAALGDPARLARELRFEFGQRNWKEARSPSSAWAAIIAFVGLASLDILLLLPIIVTVLGVLIALFVAVIAVFIAGGFVLLAGPFTGFPGGWAVALLAGLGILSGSVAAAAILILVSIWVINALMWFGRLHFRVLEPAIHPDK
- the rplM gene encoding 50S ribosomal protein L13 produces the protein MKALTKVTRSIKPAEVEKKWHLIDAEGLVVGRLAVIIADLLRGKHKPSFTPHVDCGDHVVVINAEKVRFTGNKLKQQTYYKHTGYAGGLKEVTADKVLAGRFPERVLEKAVERMIPRGPLGRDQMRALHVYAGTEHPHGGTQPEALDVASMNRKNKVGA
- the rpsI gene encoding 30S ribosomal protein S9, which gives rise to MSDTDTVQSLSDLKDLGTEVATEEAAAEEQGFTPVVSNVPLREQELDAQGRAYATGRRKDAVARVWIKPGTGKITVNGRDQEVYFARPTLRLVIAQPFQITAREDQYDVIATVKGGGLSGQAGAVKHGISQALSKYEPVLRATVKAAGFLTRDSRVVERKKYGRAKARRSFQFSKR
- a CDS encoding PadR family transcriptional regulator, whose amino-acid sequence is MSEIEVQLKKGVLGLCVLALLSRRNSYAYEIASRMADAVDMGEGTIYPLMRRMQKDGLVSTYLEESPSGPPRKYYAITEAGQTRLAAQITEWRGFTAAVDELIAGDAPAATAPEPTSEPANVQEGESSHDAS
- a CDS encoding aromatic ring-hydroxylating dioxygenase subunit alpha, with amino-acid sequence MTETKPFLENAWYMAAWSHEVGEDMLRRRLLGEPILLMRRQDGTAAALVDRCPHRYAPLSKGEREGDTIVCPYHGLTFDAAGQCVRNPFSEKIPAGAQLRSFPVVERDHIVWFWPGDPARAEETPVPDFSAIVIDGHAPITGVMPMAANYEYGTDNLMDLSHIEFVHKGTFAGRGVIFAGTHEVKAQGDQLHSNWWMPAIPAPAHTFGIYDPAMITDHWLDMRWEAPASMYLQVGACPQGGDRAEGVIAHQAHILTPETEGSSHYFWATTRQGPPSPEGDAMLAGLMGAAFGEEDKPIIEAAYANTDGADFWERKPLSLGIDTGGTRARRIIEKRKKEEAAL
- a CDS encoding MBL fold metallo-hydrolase; translation: MRPLRTFACRVLPLLLLTAAGTPAAAQEPAPDRKGLGTWITLGTNAGPVVVPERSQPANLLRFAGKDYLVDVGDGAAGRMEQAGVQSRAVDAIFLSHLHFDHTGGLAAVLGLRFQTSARDPLTIYGPPGTRELVEGLLASMVPGVTANYGVEGAPPVDHRAGITVRELRDGDRIEVDGMTVTVARNTHYSFPEGSAMAQRFQSLSLRFDLPGRAIVYTGDTGPSARLEELAKGADLMVAEMMDIPLTIARLIAANPGIPEGQLQAMQTHLAHHHLSPADLGALAARADVGGLVVTHFSGWDPRSPEHFAYLTTLSAAYPGPFEIADDMDAY
- a CDS encoding arylsulfatase, translating into MHDDDTPHSDSPHAAREGDTPKGMSRRRMLSASSMAAALPALGSLIGTQKALAQAASGRKPNILVIWGDDIGWQNVSAYGLATMGYRTPNIDRIGREGIKFTDHYAQPSCTAGRAAFITGQYPIRSGMTTVGQPGAALGLQAASPCLAEVMKMAGYRTGHFGKNHLGDRNEHLPTAHGFDEFFGNLYHLNTQEEAEQRDYQAFGKKFSGDLETYEAQFGTRGVIHSFATDRDDTTSDPRFGKVGKQTIQDTGPLTRKRMENFDSAEMIPTALDFMDKAKAANEPFFVWMNTSRMHVYTHLDDEWRYAAEKYTSEADLHGSGMMQHDRDVGTVLDWLAQQGILDDTLIWYSTDNGPEHDSWPHGATTPFRGEKMTTYEGGVRVVSMLRYPRMIPQDQVLNGIQAHQDMFTSLAAIAGVPDVNSRMQSAKKQYIDGVNNVPYWTGQQENSNRDHIFHYYESKLTAVRMGPWKIHFSTKENYYDNLVPRTAPLMFNIRMDPFESYDSVDAYGHLLQKVSWLMQPMGVLMNKHLKTLAEYPPVQGGASFDMSNVVAEFMEQGLQ
- a CDS encoding DUF2238 domain-containing protein — translated: MHRTTLHDLTALTLLWLAGLLASGWSPYERATWLMEVAPVLIALPVLWVSRRRLPLTRLALALIGLHGLILMLGGAYTYARVPLGFTLQDLLGLARNPYDRIGHFAQGFVPAIVLRELLLRRGGLAPGWLSSVLVTACCLAVSAAYELIEFGAAMALGQGAEAFLGTQGDPWDTQWDMLMCLVGAICALALLTPWHDRQITRIEA
- a CDS encoding TonB-dependent receptor, with the translated sequence MRTPLVAGTAMTLALLAQPALGQTTETQATQTQTSETGETFGLNAIIVTAQRRAETLQDAAIAINAASGDQLVQNGVADATQLNTVAPALYVAAGGGANTGYFIRGVGNFANNGYTSPAVAFNIDGVYIGRPSSTVASFLDVNRVEVLKGPQGTLYGRNATGGAINVIPNAPQLGVSEGSVSAQYGNYDAYELTGMVNAPLGNDVALRLAGTVNERDGYFSDGTGSAKDLALRGQIYAELSPAINLRVSADYSTQKGTGPGLNVEGVYTFTPFNPGATVRNWLHVEAPDNVRAPYTGLFTPEALDFIENTATAAPLFAPLTGYAYPRRDDEYWGLNAEVNVDLGGVDLVVIPAYRHSKLDNQFNGPPFKAAINSDTAEQYSLEARLSGTSGPVEWLLGGYWFDETVKGVNSFNQFSTTTFNSFDTHTRSLAAFGRVTWSLTDTLRLVGGLRYSDEKRDIVAQADSLAAICLTELPSGQPSCPNLPTVPVGLTLRDSLAQYAPGLFPAGSPLDAPAPYGAFPFGPFGPMGPTALLAITPTVIDRAASDREVTWRAAVEFDASPDNLVYASFETGFRAGGFNITFGQEEYAPEFIDAWTLGSKNSFFNNSLQLNLEAFYWKYRGQQLAALGLDDNGNNAFYTRNVGKSSVKGVEMDFQWLAGPTTLVHGGAQYLDATYDSFQYNQIDLSDEGDPPYFLTPITGCGYTQVSEPVRSFDIDCSGKPALYAPKWSFNLGVQQKLELDPLDITFALDGRYRANRVIGFAYLPTGDSGADFKMDASIRFEPTEIPVTVMLFVRNLTDQAVQSTYQLGAGNVASSAYEPPRTYGLRVGYTF